A single window of Hyla sarda isolate aHylSar1 chromosome 2, aHylSar1.hap1, whole genome shotgun sequence DNA harbors:
- the LOC130356031 gene encoding fatty acid-binding protein, liver: protein MAFNGIWNVYAQENYENFLRAVGLPEDVVKVAKDINPVIEIQQNGNDFVVTSKTAKQSNSNSFSVGKESEITSIGGKKIKVTVNLEGGKLICKSDAFSHTQEVKGDEMVETITVGSATLVRKSKRA, encoded by the exons ATGGCCTTCAATGGAATCTGGAATGTTTATGCTCAGGAGAACTACGAGAATTTCCTGAGGGCTGTAG GACTGCCAGAAGATGTAGTGAAAGTAGCAAAGGATATCAACCCTGTAATTGAAATTCAACAAAATGGAAATGACTTTGTTGTTACCTCAAAGACCGCAAAGCAAAGTAATAGCAATTCCTTTTCTGTGGGAAAGGAGTCTGAAATCACCAGCATTGGTGGAAAGAAGATCAAG gttACTGTTAATTTAGAAGGTGGAAAACTTATCTGTAAAAGTGATGCATTTTCTCACACTCAGGAAGTCAAAGGAGATGAAATGGTGGAG ACAATCACTGTTGGCTCAGCAACACTGGTGAGGAAAAGTAAAAGGGCTTAA